The Salmo salar chromosome ssa06, Ssal_v3.1, whole genome shotgun sequence genome window below encodes:
- the LOC123723919 gene encoding uncharacterized protein isoform X1, whose translation MPQQTRCRSRSDHLCEALQRQLKLKMSNKVNYLPPADAPQDAITNNAEDPSQPHANVDPEIQDSAREDRNELPPGAKDVELKSKKQEAKRPSTTPEPTKQPSPAAVKATEDAVIKEARDSTGEDPNPLHADIDTGVQDSTREDKNKPPAVPWDLKLQSKTTETSKPTIPEETSQPSPAAATLEDATNEATDEATNDDTVFHNLTRADGNHPPAPKNVEHESKTKEKNRTTAPEITNQPRPAAAQTPADAVNDADERPPGPKNSVNTRQPKQETKLFFLLQQDYQTRSTMDKFFTVVTGNTLGSHEELIHRLAAKRHLTEVTSLEESDVILAFCPIVSRAGTDVEAALQQIPAGKPAILVVLHHTFNSDYTVPDSSRLVTREDVILTVDCLFHESKGLLECPRNKEAIRKILDRPEIQPKNKDQWARLRKILWICGVIGVGWGIYTSYRRIREISLTFCNKTFPIYT comes from the exons ATGCCGCAACAGACGCGGTGCAGAAGCAG ATCAGATCATCTTTGTGAGGCTCTGCAGCGTCAACTAAAATTGAAAATGAGCAACAAG GTAAACTATCTGCCACCTGCAGATGCACCCCAAG ATGCTATCACCAACAATGCCGAAGATCCAAGCCAACCTCATGCAAATGTAGACCCTGAAATTCAGGACAGTGCAAGAGAAGACAGAAATGAACTTCCCCCAGGGGCCAAGGATGTTGAACTTAAAAGCAAAAAACAAGAG GCAAAAAGGCCTAGTACTACTCCAGAACCAACCAAACAGCCCTCTCCAGCTGCTGTTAAAGCAACTGAAG ATGCTGTCATCAAGGAGGCCAGAGACTCAACAGGTGAAGATCCAAACCCGCTTCATGCAGATATAGACACTGGAGTTCAAGATAGTACAAGAGAAGACAAAAACAAACCTCCTGCAGTCCCCTGGGATTTAAAACTTCAAAGCAAAACTACAGAG ACAAGTAAGCCCACTATTCCAGAAGAGACTAGTCAGCCCTCCCCAGCTGCTGCAACACTTGAAG ATGCGACTAACGAGGCTACTGATGAGGCTACTAACGACGACACTGTATTTCACAACCTTACAAGAGCAGATGGAAACCATCCCCCAGCCCCCAAGAATGTTGAACATGAAAGCAAAACTAAAGAG AAAAATAGGACTACTGCTCCAGAGATAACCAACCAGCCCCGCCCAGCTGCAGCACAAACACCTGCAG ATGCTGTTAACGATGCTGACGAACGTCCTCCAGGTCCCAAAAACTCTGTGAATACAAGGCAACCTAAACAG GAAACTAAACTTTTCTTTCTGTTGCAGCAGGACTATCAAACAA GGTCGACGATGGACAAATTCTTCACTGTAGTGACTGGGAATACTCTGGGGTCTCATGAGGAATTAATTCATCGTCTCGCTGCCAAAAGACACTTAACTGAAGTGACGTCACTAGAGGAGAGTGATGTCATCCTGGCATTCTGTCCCATTGTCTCTCGTGCTGGGACTGATGTTGAAGCAGCACTGCAGCAGATTCCAG CTGGTAAACCAGCCATTCTGGTAGTGCTGCATCACACCTTCAACTCAGACTACACTGTACCTGACAGTAGCAGACTAGTGACCAGAGAGGATGTAATACTCACAGTGGACTGTCTCTTCCATGAGAGCAAAGGACTACTGGAGTGTCCTCGCAATAAAGAAGCAATTAGAAAGATTCTGGACAGGCCAGAAATACAGCCAAAG aaCAAAGATCAGTGGGCCAGACTG AGGAAGATTCTCTGGATCTGCGGTGTTATTGGTGTAGGCTGGGGCATTTACACTTCTTATAGAAGGATTAGAGAAATATCCTTAACTTTTTGCAATAAAACGTTTCCAATTTATACATAA
- the LOC123723919 gene encoding neurofilament heavy polypeptide isoform X6, protein MPQQTRCRSRSDHLCEALQRQLKLKMSNKVNYLPPADAPQDAITNNAEDPSQPHANVDPEIQDSAREDRNELPPGAKDVELKSKKQEAKRPSTTPEPTKQPSPAAVKATEDAVIKEARDSTGEDPNPLHADIDTGVQDSTREDKNKPPAVPWDLKLQSKTTETSKPTIPEETSQPSPAAATLEDGNHPPAPKNVEHESKTKEKNRTTAPEITNQPRPAAAQTPADAVNDADERPPGPKNSVNTRQPKQDYQTRSTMDKFFTVVTGNTLGSHEELIHRLAAKRHLTEVTSLEESDVILAFCPIVSRAGTDVEAALQQIPAGKPAILVVLHHTFNSDYTVPDSSRLVTREDVILTVDCLFHESKGLLECPRNKEAIRKILDRPEIQPKNKDQWARLRKILWICGVIGVGWGIYTSYRRIREISLTFCNKTFPIYT, encoded by the exons ATGCCGCAACAGACGCGGTGCAGAAGCAG ATCAGATCATCTTTGTGAGGCTCTGCAGCGTCAACTAAAATTGAAAATGAGCAACAAG GTAAACTATCTGCCACCTGCAGATGCACCCCAAG ATGCTATCACCAACAATGCCGAAGATCCAAGCCAACCTCATGCAAATGTAGACCCTGAAATTCAGGACAGTGCAAGAGAAGACAGAAATGAACTTCCCCCAGGGGCCAAGGATGTTGAACTTAAAAGCAAAAAACAAGAG GCAAAAAGGCCTAGTACTACTCCAGAACCAACCAAACAGCCCTCTCCAGCTGCTGTTAAAGCAACTGAAG ATGCTGTCATCAAGGAGGCCAGAGACTCAACAGGTGAAGATCCAAACCCGCTTCATGCAGATATAGACACTGGAGTTCAAGATAGTACAAGAGAAGACAAAAACAAACCTCCTGCAGTCCCCTGGGATTTAAAACTTCAAAGCAAAACTACAGAG ACAAGTAAGCCCACTATTCCAGAAGAGACTAGTCAGCCCTCCCCAGCTGCTGCAACACTTGAAG ATGGAAACCATCCCCCAGCCCCCAAGAATGTTGAACATGAAAGCAAAACTAAAGAG AAAAATAGGACTACTGCTCCAGAGATAACCAACCAGCCCCGCCCAGCTGCAGCACAAACACCTGCAG ATGCTGTTAACGATGCTGACGAACGTCCTCCAGGTCCCAAAAACTCTGTGAATACAAGGCAACCTAAACAG GACTATCAAACAA GGTCGACGATGGACAAATTCTTCACTGTAGTGACTGGGAATACTCTGGGGTCTCATGAGGAATTAATTCATCGTCTCGCTGCCAAAAGACACTTAACTGAAGTGACGTCACTAGAGGAGAGTGATGTCATCCTGGCATTCTGTCCCATTGTCTCTCGTGCTGGGACTGATGTTGAAGCAGCACTGCAGCAGATTCCAG CTGGTAAACCAGCCATTCTGGTAGTGCTGCATCACACCTTCAACTCAGACTACACTGTACCTGACAGTAGCAGACTAGTGACCAGAGAGGATGTAATACTCACAGTGGACTGTCTCTTCCATGAGAGCAAAGGACTACTGGAGTGTCCTCGCAATAAAGAAGCAATTAGAAAGATTCTGGACAGGCCAGAAATACAGCCAAAG aaCAAAGATCAGTGGGCCAGACTG AGGAAGATTCTCTGGATCTGCGGTGTTATTGGTGTAGGCTGGGGCATTTACACTTCTTATAGAAGGATTAGAGAAATATCCTTAACTTTTTGCAATAAAACGTTTCCAATTTATACATAA
- the LOC123723919 gene encoding protein IWS1 homolog isoform X7: MVDAITNNAEDPSQPHANVDPEIQDSAREDRNELPPGAKDVELKSKKQEAKRPSTTPEPTKQPSPAAVKATEDAVIKEARDSTGEDPNPLHADIDTGVQDSTREDKNKPPAVPWDLKLQSKTTETSKPTIPEETSQPSPAAATLEDATNEATDEATNDDTVFHNLTRADGNHPPAPKNVEHESKTKEKNRTTAPEITNQPRPAAAQTPADAVNDADERPPGPKNSVNTRQPKQETKLFFLLQQDYQTRSTMDKFFTVVTGNTLGSHEELIHRLAAKRHLTEVTSLEESDVILAFCPIVSRAGTDVEAALQQIPAGKPAILVVLHHTFNSDYTVPDSSRLVTREDVILTVDCLFHESKGLLECPRNKEAIRKILDRPEIQPKNKDQWARLRKILWICGVIGVGWGIYTSYRRIREISLTFCNKTFPIYT; this comes from the exons Atggttg ATGCTATCACCAACAATGCCGAAGATCCAAGCCAACCTCATGCAAATGTAGACCCTGAAATTCAGGACAGTGCAAGAGAAGACAGAAATGAACTTCCCCCAGGGGCCAAGGATGTTGAACTTAAAAGCAAAAAACAAGAG GCAAAAAGGCCTAGTACTACTCCAGAACCAACCAAACAGCCCTCTCCAGCTGCTGTTAAAGCAACTGAAG ATGCTGTCATCAAGGAGGCCAGAGACTCAACAGGTGAAGATCCAAACCCGCTTCATGCAGATATAGACACTGGAGTTCAAGATAGTACAAGAGAAGACAAAAACAAACCTCCTGCAGTCCCCTGGGATTTAAAACTTCAAAGCAAAACTACAGAG ACAAGTAAGCCCACTATTCCAGAAGAGACTAGTCAGCCCTCCCCAGCTGCTGCAACACTTGAAG ATGCGACTAACGAGGCTACTGATGAGGCTACTAACGACGACACTGTATTTCACAACCTTACAAGAGCAGATGGAAACCATCCCCCAGCCCCCAAGAATGTTGAACATGAAAGCAAAACTAAAGAG AAAAATAGGACTACTGCTCCAGAGATAACCAACCAGCCCCGCCCAGCTGCAGCACAAACACCTGCAG ATGCTGTTAACGATGCTGACGAACGTCCTCCAGGTCCCAAAAACTCTGTGAATACAAGGCAACCTAAACAG GAAACTAAACTTTTCTTTCTGTTGCAGCAGGACTATCAAACAA GGTCGACGATGGACAAATTCTTCACTGTAGTGACTGGGAATACTCTGGGGTCTCATGAGGAATTAATTCATCGTCTCGCTGCCAAAAGACACTTAACTGAAGTGACGTCACTAGAGGAGAGTGATGTCATCCTGGCATTCTGTCCCATTGTCTCTCGTGCTGGGACTGATGTTGAAGCAGCACTGCAGCAGATTCCAG CTGGTAAACCAGCCATTCTGGTAGTGCTGCATCACACCTTCAACTCAGACTACACTGTACCTGACAGTAGCAGACTAGTGACCAGAGAGGATGTAATACTCACAGTGGACTGTCTCTTCCATGAGAGCAAAGGACTACTGGAGTGTCCTCGCAATAAAGAAGCAATTAGAAAGATTCTGGACAGGCCAGAAATACAGCCAAAG aaCAAAGATCAGTGGGCCAGACTG AGGAAGATTCTCTGGATCTGCGGTGTTATTGGTGTAGGCTGGGGCATTTACACTTCTTATAGAAGGATTAGAGAAATATCCTTAACTTTTTGCAATAAAACGTTTCCAATTTATACATAA
- the LOC123723919 gene encoding neurofilament heavy polypeptide isoform X5 produces MPQQTRCRSRSDHLCEALQRQLKLKMSNKVNYLPPADAPQDAITNNAEDPSQPHANVDPEIQDSAREDRNELPPGAKDVELKSKKQEAKRPSTTPEPTKQPSPAAVKATEDAVIKEARDSTGEDPNPLHADIDTGVQDSTREDKNKPPAVPWDLKLQSKTTETSKPTIPEETSQPSPAAATLEDGNHPPAPKNVEHESKTKEKNRTTAPEITNQPRPAAAQTPADAVNDADERPPGPKNSVNTRQPKQQDYQTRSTMDKFFTVVTGNTLGSHEELIHRLAAKRHLTEVTSLEESDVILAFCPIVSRAGTDVEAALQQIPAGKPAILVVLHHTFNSDYTVPDSSRLVTREDVILTVDCLFHESKGLLECPRNKEAIRKILDRPEIQPKNKDQWARLRKILWICGVIGVGWGIYTSYRRIREISLTFCNKTFPIYT; encoded by the exons ATGCCGCAACAGACGCGGTGCAGAAGCAG ATCAGATCATCTTTGTGAGGCTCTGCAGCGTCAACTAAAATTGAAAATGAGCAACAAG GTAAACTATCTGCCACCTGCAGATGCACCCCAAG ATGCTATCACCAACAATGCCGAAGATCCAAGCCAACCTCATGCAAATGTAGACCCTGAAATTCAGGACAGTGCAAGAGAAGACAGAAATGAACTTCCCCCAGGGGCCAAGGATGTTGAACTTAAAAGCAAAAAACAAGAG GCAAAAAGGCCTAGTACTACTCCAGAACCAACCAAACAGCCCTCTCCAGCTGCTGTTAAAGCAACTGAAG ATGCTGTCATCAAGGAGGCCAGAGACTCAACAGGTGAAGATCCAAACCCGCTTCATGCAGATATAGACACTGGAGTTCAAGATAGTACAAGAGAAGACAAAAACAAACCTCCTGCAGTCCCCTGGGATTTAAAACTTCAAAGCAAAACTACAGAG ACAAGTAAGCCCACTATTCCAGAAGAGACTAGTCAGCCCTCCCCAGCTGCTGCAACACTTGAAG ATGGAAACCATCCCCCAGCCCCCAAGAATGTTGAACATGAAAGCAAAACTAAAGAG AAAAATAGGACTACTGCTCCAGAGATAACCAACCAGCCCCGCCCAGCTGCAGCACAAACACCTGCAG ATGCTGTTAACGATGCTGACGAACGTCCTCCAGGTCCCAAAAACTCTGTGAATACAAGGCAACCTAAACAG CAGGACTATCAAACAA GGTCGACGATGGACAAATTCTTCACTGTAGTGACTGGGAATACTCTGGGGTCTCATGAGGAATTAATTCATCGTCTCGCTGCCAAAAGACACTTAACTGAAGTGACGTCACTAGAGGAGAGTGATGTCATCCTGGCATTCTGTCCCATTGTCTCTCGTGCTGGGACTGATGTTGAAGCAGCACTGCAGCAGATTCCAG CTGGTAAACCAGCCATTCTGGTAGTGCTGCATCACACCTTCAACTCAGACTACACTGTACCTGACAGTAGCAGACTAGTGACCAGAGAGGATGTAATACTCACAGTGGACTGTCTCTTCCATGAGAGCAAAGGACTACTGGAGTGTCCTCGCAATAAAGAAGCAATTAGAAAGATTCTGGACAGGCCAGAAATACAGCCAAAG aaCAAAGATCAGTGGGCCAGACTG AGGAAGATTCTCTGGATCTGCGGTGTTATTGGTGTAGGCTGGGGCATTTACACTTCTTATAGAAGGATTAGAGAAATATCCTTAACTTTTTGCAATAAAACGTTTCCAATTTATACATAA
- the LOC123723919 gene encoding uncharacterized protein isoform X2, protein MPQQTRCRSRSDHLCEALQRQLKLKMSNKVNYLPPADAPQDAITNNAEDPSQPHANVDPEIQDSAREDRNELPPGAKDVELKSKKQEAKRPSTTPEPTKQPSPAAVKATEDAVIKEARDSTGEDPNPLHADIDTGVQDSTREDKNKPPAVPWDLKLQSKTTETSKPTIPEETSQPSPAAATLEDATNEATDEATNDDTVFHNLTRADGNHPPAPKNVEHESKTKEKNRTTAPEITNQPRPAAAQTPADAVNDADERPPGPKNSVNTRQPKQQDYQTRSTMDKFFTVVTGNTLGSHEELIHRLAAKRHLTEVTSLEESDVILAFCPIVSRAGTDVEAALQQIPAGKPAILVVLHHTFNSDYTVPDSSRLVTREDVILTVDCLFHESKGLLECPRNKEAIRKILDRPEIQPKNKDQWARLRKILWICGVIGVGWGIYTSYRRIREISLTFCNKTFPIYT, encoded by the exons ATGCCGCAACAGACGCGGTGCAGAAGCAG ATCAGATCATCTTTGTGAGGCTCTGCAGCGTCAACTAAAATTGAAAATGAGCAACAAG GTAAACTATCTGCCACCTGCAGATGCACCCCAAG ATGCTATCACCAACAATGCCGAAGATCCAAGCCAACCTCATGCAAATGTAGACCCTGAAATTCAGGACAGTGCAAGAGAAGACAGAAATGAACTTCCCCCAGGGGCCAAGGATGTTGAACTTAAAAGCAAAAAACAAGAG GCAAAAAGGCCTAGTACTACTCCAGAACCAACCAAACAGCCCTCTCCAGCTGCTGTTAAAGCAACTGAAG ATGCTGTCATCAAGGAGGCCAGAGACTCAACAGGTGAAGATCCAAACCCGCTTCATGCAGATATAGACACTGGAGTTCAAGATAGTACAAGAGAAGACAAAAACAAACCTCCTGCAGTCCCCTGGGATTTAAAACTTCAAAGCAAAACTACAGAG ACAAGTAAGCCCACTATTCCAGAAGAGACTAGTCAGCCCTCCCCAGCTGCTGCAACACTTGAAG ATGCGACTAACGAGGCTACTGATGAGGCTACTAACGACGACACTGTATTTCACAACCTTACAAGAGCAGATGGAAACCATCCCCCAGCCCCCAAGAATGTTGAACATGAAAGCAAAACTAAAGAG AAAAATAGGACTACTGCTCCAGAGATAACCAACCAGCCCCGCCCAGCTGCAGCACAAACACCTGCAG ATGCTGTTAACGATGCTGACGAACGTCCTCCAGGTCCCAAAAACTCTGTGAATACAAGGCAACCTAAACAG CAGGACTATCAAACAA GGTCGACGATGGACAAATTCTTCACTGTAGTGACTGGGAATACTCTGGGGTCTCATGAGGAATTAATTCATCGTCTCGCTGCCAAAAGACACTTAACTGAAGTGACGTCACTAGAGGAGAGTGATGTCATCCTGGCATTCTGTCCCATTGTCTCTCGTGCTGGGACTGATGTTGAAGCAGCACTGCAGCAGATTCCAG CTGGTAAACCAGCCATTCTGGTAGTGCTGCATCACACCTTCAACTCAGACTACACTGTACCTGACAGTAGCAGACTAGTGACCAGAGAGGATGTAATACTCACAGTGGACTGTCTCTTCCATGAGAGCAAAGGACTACTGGAGTGTCCTCGCAATAAAGAAGCAATTAGAAAGATTCTGGACAGGCCAGAAATACAGCCAAAG aaCAAAGATCAGTGGGCCAGACTG AGGAAGATTCTCTGGATCTGCGGTGTTATTGGTGTAGGCTGGGGCATTTACACTTCTTATAGAAGGATTAGAGAAATATCCTTAACTTTTTGCAATAAAACGTTTCCAATTTATACATAA
- the LOC123723919 gene encoding neurofilament heavy polypeptide isoform X4 produces the protein MPQQTRCRSRSDHLCEALQRQLKLKMSNKVNYLPPADAPQDAITNNAEDPSQPHANVDPEIQDSAREDRNELPPGAKDVELKSKKQEAKRPSTTPEPTKQPSPAAVKATEDAVIKEARDSTGEDPNPLHADIDTGVQDSTREDKNKPPAVPWDLKLQSKTTETSKPTIPEETSQPSPAAATLEDGNHPPAPKNVEHESKTKEKNRTTAPEITNQPRPAAAQTPADAVNDADERPPGPKNSVNTRQPKQETKLFFLLQQDYQTRSTMDKFFTVVTGNTLGSHEELIHRLAAKRHLTEVTSLEESDVILAFCPIVSRAGTDVEAALQQIPAGKPAILVVLHHTFNSDYTVPDSSRLVTREDVILTVDCLFHESKGLLECPRNKEAIRKILDRPEIQPKNKDQWARLRKILWICGVIGVGWGIYTSYRRIREISLTFCNKTFPIYT, from the exons ATGCCGCAACAGACGCGGTGCAGAAGCAG ATCAGATCATCTTTGTGAGGCTCTGCAGCGTCAACTAAAATTGAAAATGAGCAACAAG GTAAACTATCTGCCACCTGCAGATGCACCCCAAG ATGCTATCACCAACAATGCCGAAGATCCAAGCCAACCTCATGCAAATGTAGACCCTGAAATTCAGGACAGTGCAAGAGAAGACAGAAATGAACTTCCCCCAGGGGCCAAGGATGTTGAACTTAAAAGCAAAAAACAAGAG GCAAAAAGGCCTAGTACTACTCCAGAACCAACCAAACAGCCCTCTCCAGCTGCTGTTAAAGCAACTGAAG ATGCTGTCATCAAGGAGGCCAGAGACTCAACAGGTGAAGATCCAAACCCGCTTCATGCAGATATAGACACTGGAGTTCAAGATAGTACAAGAGAAGACAAAAACAAACCTCCTGCAGTCCCCTGGGATTTAAAACTTCAAAGCAAAACTACAGAG ACAAGTAAGCCCACTATTCCAGAAGAGACTAGTCAGCCCTCCCCAGCTGCTGCAACACTTGAAG ATGGAAACCATCCCCCAGCCCCCAAGAATGTTGAACATGAAAGCAAAACTAAAGAG AAAAATAGGACTACTGCTCCAGAGATAACCAACCAGCCCCGCCCAGCTGCAGCACAAACACCTGCAG ATGCTGTTAACGATGCTGACGAACGTCCTCCAGGTCCCAAAAACTCTGTGAATACAAGGCAACCTAAACAG GAAACTAAACTTTTCTTTCTGTTGCAGCAGGACTATCAAACAA GGTCGACGATGGACAAATTCTTCACTGTAGTGACTGGGAATACTCTGGGGTCTCATGAGGAATTAATTCATCGTCTCGCTGCCAAAAGACACTTAACTGAAGTGACGTCACTAGAGGAGAGTGATGTCATCCTGGCATTCTGTCCCATTGTCTCTCGTGCTGGGACTGATGTTGAAGCAGCACTGCAGCAGATTCCAG CTGGTAAACCAGCCATTCTGGTAGTGCTGCATCACACCTTCAACTCAGACTACACTGTACCTGACAGTAGCAGACTAGTGACCAGAGAGGATGTAATACTCACAGTGGACTGTCTCTTCCATGAGAGCAAAGGACTACTGGAGTGTCCTCGCAATAAAGAAGCAATTAGAAAGATTCTGGACAGGCCAGAAATACAGCCAAAG aaCAAAGATCAGTGGGCCAGACTG AGGAAGATTCTCTGGATCTGCGGTGTTATTGGTGTAGGCTGGGGCATTTACACTTCTTATAGAAGGATTAGAGAAATATCCTTAACTTTTTGCAATAAAACGTTTCCAATTTATACATAA
- the LOC123723919 gene encoding uncharacterized protein isoform X3, whose translation MPQQTRCRSRSDHLCEALQRQLKLKMSNKVNYLPPADAPQDAITNNAEDPSQPHANVDPEIQDSAREDRNELPPGAKDVELKSKKQEAKRPSTTPEPTKQPSPAAVKATEDAVIKEARDSTGEDPNPLHADIDTGVQDSTREDKNKPPAVPWDLKLQSKTTETSKPTIPEETSQPSPAAATLEDATNEATDEATNDDTVFHNLTRADGNHPPAPKNVEHESKTKEKNRTTAPEITNQPRPAAAQTPADAVNDADERPPGPKNSVNTRQPKQDYQTRSTMDKFFTVVTGNTLGSHEELIHRLAAKRHLTEVTSLEESDVILAFCPIVSRAGTDVEAALQQIPAGKPAILVVLHHTFNSDYTVPDSSRLVTREDVILTVDCLFHESKGLLECPRNKEAIRKILDRPEIQPKNKDQWARLRKILWICGVIGVGWGIYTSYRRIREISLTFCNKTFPIYT comes from the exons ATGCCGCAACAGACGCGGTGCAGAAGCAG ATCAGATCATCTTTGTGAGGCTCTGCAGCGTCAACTAAAATTGAAAATGAGCAACAAG GTAAACTATCTGCCACCTGCAGATGCACCCCAAG ATGCTATCACCAACAATGCCGAAGATCCAAGCCAACCTCATGCAAATGTAGACCCTGAAATTCAGGACAGTGCAAGAGAAGACAGAAATGAACTTCCCCCAGGGGCCAAGGATGTTGAACTTAAAAGCAAAAAACAAGAG GCAAAAAGGCCTAGTACTACTCCAGAACCAACCAAACAGCCCTCTCCAGCTGCTGTTAAAGCAACTGAAG ATGCTGTCATCAAGGAGGCCAGAGACTCAACAGGTGAAGATCCAAACCCGCTTCATGCAGATATAGACACTGGAGTTCAAGATAGTACAAGAGAAGACAAAAACAAACCTCCTGCAGTCCCCTGGGATTTAAAACTTCAAAGCAAAACTACAGAG ACAAGTAAGCCCACTATTCCAGAAGAGACTAGTCAGCCCTCCCCAGCTGCTGCAACACTTGAAG ATGCGACTAACGAGGCTACTGATGAGGCTACTAACGACGACACTGTATTTCACAACCTTACAAGAGCAGATGGAAACCATCCCCCAGCCCCCAAGAATGTTGAACATGAAAGCAAAACTAAAGAG AAAAATAGGACTACTGCTCCAGAGATAACCAACCAGCCCCGCCCAGCTGCAGCACAAACACCTGCAG ATGCTGTTAACGATGCTGACGAACGTCCTCCAGGTCCCAAAAACTCTGTGAATACAAGGCAACCTAAACAG GACTATCAAACAA GGTCGACGATGGACAAATTCTTCACTGTAGTGACTGGGAATACTCTGGGGTCTCATGAGGAATTAATTCATCGTCTCGCTGCCAAAAGACACTTAACTGAAGTGACGTCACTAGAGGAGAGTGATGTCATCCTGGCATTCTGTCCCATTGTCTCTCGTGCTGGGACTGATGTTGAAGCAGCACTGCAGCAGATTCCAG CTGGTAAACCAGCCATTCTGGTAGTGCTGCATCACACCTTCAACTCAGACTACACTGTACCTGACAGTAGCAGACTAGTGACCAGAGAGGATGTAATACTCACAGTGGACTGTCTCTTCCATGAGAGCAAAGGACTACTGGAGTGTCCTCGCAATAAAGAAGCAATTAGAAAGATTCTGGACAGGCCAGAAATACAGCCAAAG aaCAAAGATCAGTGGGCCAGACTG AGGAAGATTCTCTGGATCTGCGGTGTTATTGGTGTAGGCTGGGGCATTTACACTTCTTATAGAAGGATTAGAGAAATATCCTTAACTTTTTGCAATAAAACGTTTCCAATTTATACATAA